A window of the Gossypium hirsutum isolate 1008001.06 chromosome A03, Gossypium_hirsutum_v2.1, whole genome shotgun sequence genome harbors these coding sequences:
- the LOC107886833 gene encoding zinc finger CCCH domain-containing protein 40 isoform X1: MVERKLFKTKLCVLYQRGHCSRQSCSFAHGDADLRGFSGSYGGKRNFRDGDLRDKLDRRLSPKRRYSPARYVRDQQISQRYSPLRSIDKKRNRKKKECLDGQSDFPETLKIPNVMEDLVIEGRRTSSTSKSILEDQLKEVRVDIDMLINRKHELETFVEEKVQEAETLTSQIEELDSQLEREKEQCKKITSRIKKFVKAHNRCSQIEDELRRSQARLQKAGEQLVLHISGTSGDEENSNVNIVSDGETNHLHTSYPHKVSRGNSSPSKKRLWTNKDTTEGLICDGKVRLAETVRLGKRSRWSECPSQSNIDKENGSLKNGNSGTVPLASNEKPRKGKKVSVSTSTTDKLNGARSSLSLPFTSMAAHAVDDDDILEVEEEKVEASALAFFLPPPPPIRQNGYSQYEGTDRNVDVDSVDEEMVHVDVI; the protein is encoded by the exons GTAAAAGAAACTTTCGAGATGGTGACCTGAGGGATAAGCTTGACAGAAGGCTATCTCCTAAGCGAAGATATTCTCCTGCAAGATATGTGAGGGACCAACAGATATCTCAAA GATATAGCCCTTTGAGGTCCATTGACAAAAAGAG AAATCGAAAGAAGAAAGAATGTTTGGATGGACAAAGTGATTTTCCTGAAACTTTGAAAATTCCAAATGTGATGGAAGATCTAGTTATAGAGGGGAGAAGAACATCTTCTACTTCCAAAAGCATTCTTGAGGATCAG TTGAAAGAAGTACGCGTGGATATTGACATGCTTATTAACCGCAAACATGAATTAGAG ACATTTGTGGAAGAGAAAGTTCAGGAAGCGGAGACTCTTACCTCTCAAATTGAGGAGCTTGATTCTCAATTAGAACGAGAGAAAGAACAATGTAAAAA GATCACTTCAAGAATCAAGAAGTTTGTCAAAGCACACAACCGGTGCTCACAGATAGAAGATGAACTGAGGAG ATCTCAAGCTCGATTGCAGAAGGCAGGAGAACAGCTTGTCTTGCATATTTCTGGGACCAGTGGTGATGAAGAGAACTCCAATGTCAACATTGTAAGTGATGGTGAGACTAATCACTTGCATACATCCTATCCACACAAAGTGTCAAGGGGTAATTCTTCTCCAAGCAAGAAAAGGCTGTGGACCAATAAGGACACCACTGAAGGGCTCATTTGTGATG GTAAAGTACGTCTGGCAGAAACTGTCCGATTGGGAAAGCGGTCTCGTTGGAGTGAATGCCCTAGTCAATCAAATATAGACAAGGAAAATGGTTCACTGAAAAATGGAAACAGCGGTACTGTGCCCTTGGCAAGTAATGAGAAGCCGAGGAAAGGAAAGAAAGTTTCAGTTAGCACATCTACTACAGACAAG TTAAATGGTGCACGTTCTTCTCTTTCATTGCCATTCACAAGCATGGCAGCTCATGCAGTTGATGATGACGATATACTGGAAGTTGAAGAGGAGAAGGTTGAGGCCTCAGCCTTGGCATTTTTTCTTCCTCCGCCACCTCCAATCCGCCAAAATGGTTACTCACAG TACGAGGGTACTGATCGGAATGTAGATGTTGACAGTGTGGATGAAGAGATGGTACATGTGGACGTGATTTGA
- the LOC107886852 gene encoding peroxisome biogenesis protein 22 isoform X2, producing MRSPAVPPRRQPKRQAPTTSSSSISTQSNATLMPSGACSPSEDLRAQNVVDEFFQPVKPTLGQIVRQKLSEGRKVTCRLLGVILEESNPEELQKQATVKSSVLDVLLEITKYCDLYLMERVIDDESEKIVLLALENAGIFTSGGLVKDKVLFCSTENGRTSFVRQLEPDWHIDTNPEIVSQLARFIKYQLHVSPTRPERTAPNVFSCPSLEHFFGCV from the exons ATGAGATCACCTGCAGTACCCCCAAGAAGGCAACCAAAACGTCAAGCTCCAACAACTAGTAGCTCTTCTATCAGTACCCAGTCAAATGCAACATTGATGCCTTCTGGAGCCTGTTCACCTTCAGAGGATTTAAGAGCACAAAATGTTGTTGATGAGTTCTTCCAGCCAGTAAAG CCAACATTGGGGCAAATAGTTAGGCAGAAACTGAGTGAAGGTAGAAAG GTAACATGCCGTTTGCTTGGAGTGATCCTTGAGGAAAGCAATCCAGAGGAGCTGCAG AAACAAGCAACAGTGAAGTCCTCAGTGTTGGATGTGCTATTGGAGATTACCAAATATTGCGATCTTTATCTCATGGAGAGAGTTATTGATGATGAAAGCGAA AAAATTGTTCTTCTGGCCTTGGAAAATGCTGGGATTTTCACCTCCGGTGGTTTGGTAAAGGACAAG GTTCTCTTTTGCAGCACAGAAAATGGGCGTACCTCTTTTGTTCGGCAACTAGAACCAGATTGGCATATTGACACAAATCCTGAAATAGTTTCTCAGTTAGCT AGGTTCATCAAATATCAACTTCACGTTTCTCCTACCAGGCCTGAAAGGACTGCGCCTAATGTCTTCAGTTGTCCATCCTTGGAACACTTCTTTGGATGCGTTTGA
- the LOC107887760 gene encoding tropomyosin-like, with amino-acid sequence MKRLAVGSMVTPEYDGWFRKRVDDNVPRPSLENTRPMVEQLQITPSKLEIIKQDFEKKSSGFGKKIEQLEEEKMHLRLDADVQRSEAEKWRKRKTKAEEDLDSLKTDYKKLRLSMRTAGLGKTFEQWRHEIREEKTKDDRWERKFQEAQHEMKI; translated from the coding sequence ATGAAGAGGTTGGCTGTCGGTTCCATGGTGACGCCCGAGTATGATGGATGGTTTAGGAAGAGGGTTGATGATAATGTTCCTAGGCCAAGCTTGGAAAATACTCGACCTATGGTGGAACAATTACAAATTACCCCGTCAAagttggaaattataaagcaAGATTTCGAGAAGAAGAGTTCAGGATTTGGGAAAAAGATAGAACAATTGGAGGAAGAGAAGATGCACCTGAGATTAGACGCTGATGTCCAGAGGTCAGAGGCTGAGAAGTGGAGAAAAAGGAAAACTAAGGCCGAAGAAGATCTAGACAGCTTGAAGACTGATTATAAGAAGCTACGCCTGTCTATGAGGACTGCGGGGTTAGGTAAAACTTTCGAACAATGGCGCCAtgaaattcgagaagaaaagaCTAAAGACGACCGATGGGAAAGAAAATTTCAAGAAGCTCAGCACGAAATGAAGATTTAG
- the LOC107886852 gene encoding peroxisome biogenesis protein 22 isoform X1, translating to MAEPSSSLSSSKDELFQLIKRLGTYLALKMSNLFSISLQKLDPRSVGAIAGLAVAIIFTYRLMRSPAVPPRRQPKRQAPTTSSSSISTQSNATLMPSGACSPSEDLRAQNVVDEFFQPVKPTLGQIVRQKLSEGRKVTCRLLGVILEESNPEELQKQATVKSSVLDVLLEITKYCDLYLMERVIDDESEKIVLLALENAGIFTSGGLVKDKVLFCSTENGRTSFVRQLEPDWHIDTNPEIVSQLARFIKYQLHVSPTRPERTAPNVFSCPSLEHFFGCV from the exons ATGGCGGAGCCATCTTCGTCTTTATCGTCTTCCAAGGACGAGCTGTTTCAGCTCATCAAGCGTCTTGGAACTTATCTCGCCCTCAAGATGTCAAATCTTTTCTCGATCTCTCTCCAAAAACTG GATCCGCGATCTGTTGGGGCTATTGCAGGGCTTGCTGTTGCAATTATCTTTACCTATAGGTTGATGAGATCACCTGCAGTACCCCCAAGAAGGCAACCAAAACGTCAAGCTCCAACAACTAGTAGCTCTTCTATCAGTACCCAGTCAAATGCAACATTGATGCCTTCTGGAGCCTGTTCACCTTCAGAGGATTTAAGAGCACAAAATGTTGTTGATGAGTTCTTCCAGCCAGTAAAG CCAACATTGGGGCAAATAGTTAGGCAGAAACTGAGTGAAGGTAGAAAG GTAACATGCCGTTTGCTTGGAGTGATCCTTGAGGAAAGCAATCCAGAGGAGCTGCAG AAACAAGCAACAGTGAAGTCCTCAGTGTTGGATGTGCTATTGGAGATTACCAAATATTGCGATCTTTATCTCATGGAGAGAGTTATTGATGATGAAAGCGAA AAAATTGTTCTTCTGGCCTTGGAAAATGCTGGGATTTTCACCTCCGGTGGTTTGGTAAAGGACAAG GTTCTCTTTTGCAGCACAGAAAATGGGCGTACCTCTTTTGTTCGGCAACTAGAACCAGATTGGCATATTGACACAAATCCTGAAATAGTTTCTCAGTTAGCT AGGTTCATCAAATATCAACTTCACGTTTCTCCTACCAGGCCTGAAAGGACTGCGCCTAATGTCTTCAGTTGTCCATCCTTGGAACACTTCTTTGGATGCGTTTGA
- the LOC107886834 gene encoding inactive protein RESTRICTED TEV MOVEMENT 2 produces MAGRSRTNVPATIYKDFQPLIQRKDEQGSYVLVINLPGFPKEQINVTYVDSTRTIKVEAERAVEKNTRSRFSETFPVPENCITQKIQGSFRNGVLTITMPKRTITQPQPQPQPQPLPSPPMPTAQAQTAAASASGIEKQRGQKVPSPPPKTVSEPKPPMATTAPQAQTAVTSTSGVEKLRDQKVPSPPPKAVAEPKPQMATAVLQAQTAVASDSSIEKQRDQKVPSPPKAVTEPKPPMATAAPQSQTAAASPQKQAKGKKKVEALPPLKKQEETQKKVYPIGDNTTKQAEEKSTGGSGPTTSTTPGIVDKKGETETKDGLKDLVKEQKTKDSMSEASVPKASEKAGVEKKPQEGGGGLLEKAKEMRGMDRIMKSVKRLTSDEDEDRQLLINIGVSVLVIVALGAYITYSYRSSGKAKH; encoded by the exons ATGGCAGGAAGATCAAGAACCAACGTACCTGCTACTATCTACAAGGATTTCCAACCTCTAATCCAGCGAAAGGATGAGCAAGGATCTTATGTCCTCGTTATTAATCTTCcag GTTTTCCAAAGGAGCAAATTAACGTAACCTATGTGGATTCCACACGCACCATTAAAGTTGAAGCAGAACGAGCAGTGGAGAAGAACACACGCAGTCGATTCAGTGAAACTTTCCCTGTCCCTGAAAATTGTATCACTCAAAAAATTCAGGGTTCTTTCAGAAATGGTGTTCTCACCATCACCATGCCCAAACGAACCATTACTCAGCCGCAGCCGCAGCCGCAGCCGCAGCCCCTCCCTTCTCCACCAATGCCAACGGCTCAGGCTCAAACTGCTGCTGCTTCAGCCTCCGGCATTGAAAAACAAAGAGGCCAAAAAGTACCGTCACCTCCACCAAAGACTGTATCTGAGCCTAAACCACCAATGGCGACGACGGCTCCTCAGGCTCAAACTGCTGTAACTTCAACCTCCGGTGTTGAAAAACTAAGAGACCAGAAAGTACCGTCTCCTCCACCAAAGGCTGTAGCTGAGCCTAAACCACAAATGGCGACGGCGGTTCTTCAGGCTCAAACAGCTGTAGCTTCAGACTCCAGTATTGAAAAACAAAGAGACCAGAAAGTACCGTCACCTCCAAAGGCTGTAACTGAGCCTAAACCACCAATGGCGACGGCGGCTCCTCAATCTCAAACTGCTGCAGCTTCTCCGCAAAAACAGGCTAAAGGGAAGAAGAAAGTTGAGGCATTGCCGCCGTTAAAGAAACAAGAAGAAACTCAAAAGAAAGTTTATCCCATTGGAGATAATACCACAAAGCAAGCCGAAGAAAAAAGTACTGGTGGTAGTGGTCCTACGACGTCGACTACGCCTGGAATTGTTGATAAAAAGGGTGAAACCGAAACTAAAGATGGGTTAAAGGATTTAGTGAAAGAACAAAAGACTAAAGATTCCATGTCGGAAGCCAGTGTTCCGAAGGCTTCGGAGAAGGCTGGCGTCGAAAAGAAGCCGCAAGAGGGCGGCGGTGGGTTGCTGGAGAAAGCCAAGGAGATGAGGGGTATGGACAGAATAATGAAGAGTGTGAAAAGACTGACCAGTGACGAGGATGAGGATCGGCAGTTGCTGATAAATATAGGGGTGTCGGTTTTGGTGATAGTGGCACTTGGAGCTTACATTACATACAGTTATCGATCATCTGGGAAAGCTAAACACTAG
- the LOC107886833 gene encoding zinc finger CCCH domain-containing protein 40 isoform X2 has translation MGWDVTIFFPVLLFDSYLNDIGYNTGKRNFRDGDLRDKLDRRLSPKRRYSPARYVRDQQISQRYSPLRSIDKKRNRKKKECLDGQSDFPETLKIPNVMEDLVIEGRRTSSTSKSILEDQLKEVRVDIDMLINRKHELETFVEEKVQEAETLTSQIEELDSQLEREKEQCKKITSRIKKFVKAHNRCSQIEDELRRSQARLQKAGEQLVLHISGTSGDEENSNVNIVSDGETNHLHTSYPHKVSRGNSSPSKKRLWTNKDTTEGLICDGKVRLAETVRLGKRSRWSECPSQSNIDKENGSLKNGNSGTVPLASNEKPRKGKKVSVSTSTTDKLNGARSSLSLPFTSMAAHAVDDDDILEVEEEKVEASALAFFLPPPPPIRQNGYSQYEGTDRNVDVDSVDEEMVHVDVI, from the exons ATGGGATGGGACGTGACTATCTTTTTTCCAGTCCTATTATTCGACAGTTATCTCAATGATATAGGCTACAATACAG GTAAAAGAAACTTTCGAGATGGTGACCTGAGGGATAAGCTTGACAGAAGGCTATCTCCTAAGCGAAGATATTCTCCTGCAAGATATGTGAGGGACCAACAGATATCTCAAA GATATAGCCCTTTGAGGTCCATTGACAAAAAGAG AAATCGAAAGAAGAAAGAATGTTTGGATGGACAAAGTGATTTTCCTGAAACTTTGAAAATTCCAAATGTGATGGAAGATCTAGTTATAGAGGGGAGAAGAACATCTTCTACTTCCAAAAGCATTCTTGAGGATCAG TTGAAAGAAGTACGCGTGGATATTGACATGCTTATTAACCGCAAACATGAATTAGAG ACATTTGTGGAAGAGAAAGTTCAGGAAGCGGAGACTCTTACCTCTCAAATTGAGGAGCTTGATTCTCAATTAGAACGAGAGAAAGAACAATGTAAAAA GATCACTTCAAGAATCAAGAAGTTTGTCAAAGCACACAACCGGTGCTCACAGATAGAAGATGAACTGAGGAG ATCTCAAGCTCGATTGCAGAAGGCAGGAGAACAGCTTGTCTTGCATATTTCTGGGACCAGTGGTGATGAAGAGAACTCCAATGTCAACATTGTAAGTGATGGTGAGACTAATCACTTGCATACATCCTATCCACACAAAGTGTCAAGGGGTAATTCTTCTCCAAGCAAGAAAAGGCTGTGGACCAATAAGGACACCACTGAAGGGCTCATTTGTGATG GTAAAGTACGTCTGGCAGAAACTGTCCGATTGGGAAAGCGGTCTCGTTGGAGTGAATGCCCTAGTCAATCAAATATAGACAAGGAAAATGGTTCACTGAAAAATGGAAACAGCGGTACTGTGCCCTTGGCAAGTAATGAGAAGCCGAGGAAAGGAAAGAAAGTTTCAGTTAGCACATCTACTACAGACAAG TTAAATGGTGCACGTTCTTCTCTTTCATTGCCATTCACAAGCATGGCAGCTCATGCAGTTGATGATGACGATATACTGGAAGTTGAAGAGGAGAAGGTTGAGGCCTCAGCCTTGGCATTTTTTCTTCCTCCGCCACCTCCAATCCGCCAAAATGGTTACTCACAG TACGAGGGTACTGATCGGAATGTAGATGTTGACAGTGTGGATGAAGAGATGGTACATGTGGACGTGATTTGA